A single window of Culicoides brevitarsis isolate CSIRO-B50_1 chromosome 3, AGI_CSIRO_Cbre_v1, whole genome shotgun sequence DNA harbors:
- the LOC134833849 gene encoding M-phase inducer phosphatase-like isoform X2: METDACDLLFQCTSLMSNAFTINSAEQSPTSRHAEQRARSVQRRLNIAPLHMEFEAVGDECATTPEKEDDEASFYPGNSPRRSPGPCPISPCDDETLLSLETSPVSNRFSLVQTIYETSSSMDSGYHAAEKTQGFQFAAPSGVAPRKTPRKSPKTNSIRIFHSLSSGSVGSAADADEYMDLFDMEDDDEDTHMPTDLSSLLSGDIKAVRNTPERPMPIARRSLSMNESNIINRARNLFDAKKVTPEKPSTPRQALTPIRSSMTQNTTPYSSKVCFKRPEPPATCSPASKRYKYDNEHQENIAPLVSSPISSSAAVIKAPAPSRPLFKKSISMNDANIMSALARSNSEPNLIGDFSKPFVLPLMEGRHSDLKSISADTMAKLVRGEFDSQVASFKVIDCRYPYEFEGGHIRGAQNLYMQEQIMKVLMDSSAPSAATISDAPKRNILVFHCEFSSERGPKLSRFLRNNDRLRNQDSYPALQYPEIYLLHGGYKDFFAAYPELCDPIAYRPMLEPEFTDEYKHFRAKTRSWSGDGVTKTAVKGTLAKSRSRLVL; the protein is encoded by the exons CTTAATGTCAAATGCTTTCACCATAAATTCGGCGGAACAGTCACCAACGAGCCGCCATGCCGAGCAACGTGCCCGCAGCGTCCAACGACGCCTCAACATTGCACCTCTTCACATGGAATTCGAGGCAGTTGGTGACGAATGCGCGACAACGCCAGAAAAAGAAGACGACGAAGCGTCTTTTTACCCGGGCAATAGTCCACGTCGCTCGCCCGGACCCTGCCCCATCAGTCCCTGTGATGACGAGACCTTGCTCTCACTCGAAACTAGTCCAGTATCAAACAGATTCTCTCTCGTGCAAACAATCTACGAAACATCGAGTTCCATGGATTCCGGTTATCATGCCGCCGAAAAGACGCAAGGATTTCAATTTGCGGCCCCGTCGGGCGTGGCACCACGAAAAACGCCCCGCAAGAGCCCCAAAACGAATAGtattagaatttttcacaGTCTCTCGAGTGGATCGGTGGGTTCGGCTGCCGACGCCGACGAATATATGGATTTGTTTGATATGGAAGACGATGACGAAGACACCCACATGCCAACGGATTTGAGTTCGTTACTAAGTGGGGACATCAAAGCGGTGCGCAATACCCCGGAACGACCGATGCCCATTGCCCGACGAAGTCTCAGCATGAACGAGAGCAATATCATCAATCGGGCACGAAATTTGTTTGATGCGAAAAAAGTTACGCCCGAGAAACCGTCGACGCCACGTCAAGCTTTGACGCCCATTCGTTCCTCGATGACCCAAAACACGACGCCGTATTCGTCGAAAGTTTGCTTTAAACGTCCCGAGCCACCAGCAACTTGCAGTCCCGCCTCCAAACGCTACAAATATGACAACGAGCATCAGGAAAATATCGCGCCTTTGGTTTCGTCACCGATTTCGAGCAGTGCCGCCGTGATTAAAGCTCCGGCGCCATCGCGTCCCCTCTTCAAAAAGAGCATCAGCATGAACGATGCGAATATCATGAGTGCCCTGGCACGCTCCAACAGTGAACCGAACCTCATCGGGGACTTTAGCAAACCGTTTGTCCTGCCACTCATGGAGGGACGTCATAGTGATCTCAAGAGTATTTCCGCCGATACGATGGCGAAATTGGTACGTGGCGAATTCGATAGCCAAGTTGCCTCGTTCAAAGTCATTGATTGCCGTTATCCGTATGAATTCGAGGGTGGCCATATTCGTGGCGCACAAAATTTGTACATGCAAGAACAAATTATGAAGGTGCTGATGGATTCGAGTGCTCCCAGTGCCGCAACGATTAGTGATGCACCAAAACGGAATATTTTGGTCTTCCATTGCGAGTTTTCGTCGGAACGTGGACCTAAGCT tTCTCGCTTCTTGCGCAACAACGATCGCTTACGCAACCAAGATTCCTACCCAGCACTCCAATATCCCGAAATTTACTTACTGCACGGTGGCTACAAAGACTTTTTCGCTGCCTACCCGGAATTGTGCGACCCCATTGCCTACCGTCCAATGTTGGAGCCCGAATTCACCGACGAGTACAAGCATTTCCGTGCAAAGACCCGCAGCTGGAGCGGTGATGGCGTCACAAAAACTGCCGTCAAAGGTACCTTAGCGAAGTCCCGATCTCGCTTAGTACTGTAA